From Amaranthus tricolor cultivar Red isolate AtriRed21 chromosome 4, ASM2621246v1, whole genome shotgun sequence:
TATTTCTATTAGACTtatttgtcttaaagtgataaCTTTTTATTGTCTTAGAGTGATCGATTATAATCTTGAAGTGAttatttacaatcttaaagtgatcaatcaaaaaataagctaattatataaattttggttGTATTGAAACATTAACTCAAACCCCTAAACTAATGCTACCAATGAGAAAGAGAAGATATATTTACTTACCAATTGGCGATAAAGTTACTTGAAGGCTTCTATCACTTGACACCAAAAACACAACTAAGTCAATAATAATGTCAAAACTTTAATCTCAAAAAATTAAGATCAGCTACATAAACCAATATATCAGTTCTAAAAGTCGTATAATTCAACATCTATGGCTTGGGAAAAGTCAAAAGTAAAATTGTCAAAGTacataacatatcttggggcctcaaccatcagcttaagcttttggttgagttggttccttgacatggtattagaattCAGCGTGACAAAAAGTCACGGGTTCAAAAGATCACCCATcatttcaagtggaatattcagcgccaaGTACTAGGAGAGCATGTGTAACATCTATATTTCTAGATCAAAAGGCTCTTGTGTAAGGgagcatgttagagtatataacatatcttagggcctcaaccattagcttaaactttaaattgagttggttccttgacaaaaacaaaaataaaccaaaGTATGTATTAAGCAATCTTATTACTTGACACAAATTTTACACCAGAAGTTACTTCTACACCATATTGAACCAACACAGTACAAACCAGTagctattttttcatttttggggGCTTTTTGGCTTGAGCTATTCTACAATGCATCCACAACCCCCCAATTAAAAGGGTAGAAATGCTTTAAAGAAAATAGAAGAACAAAgacattttcttcataaaaacaaaaaggaaaagaacTTATGGTAGCCTTGTAGAAATTTACATAGCTTTGACAGCTTGAAACCTGGGTTCTTTAGGCAGAAACTTCTGTTCAGCATAAACAGACATATAATCCCCAAAAACGAACCTCGGATACTCAACAACCTCCTCTTTCTTGGCCTCCTCGACGAGTTGTGGAGCTGGTGCAATAGTAGCTTTGAAAGACGGGTTATAGAACGATGCAATGGACCGTCTATTCCCATTCGTGTTAGGCAAAACCCGATGCCAAGCACTCTTGTACCTCCCATTGCTTAAGACCTCGATCTGATCCCCTGTGTTGATGACTATTGCATTCGGGACAGGCTGCACATCGAGCCATTCCCCATCCTTGAGCATTTGTAGGCCGCCCACTTGGTCGTCTTGGAATAGGAGGATCACCCCACCAGCATCAGTGTGGGCTCGTAATCCTGTCACGAGCTCAGGGTGTGGGCAGGGCGGGTAGTGGCTTACCTTCGTGCCAAAGAAGGCGGTCTCGGTGTTTTCTTCACCGGTTTCTCCGCTGTTGAATGCCTTCTTGATGTAGCCTTTTGGCAGACCTAGATTCTCATCCATGATTTCCATCATTTTTTCTGCTAGTTTTTTAAGTTCTGCTCTGTACTCTGCCATTGTCTCCCTGTCATACACATGATTGTTGGATTTATTGTTACTACGaaaattcctaatcaatcacAGTGATTTCTAAAACAACAAAAAGACAACAagaataatagtaaaataaataaaatcaaaaaagataaattaaatcaCAAAACTTACGCCTTATCAAATCCTACTACTTAAGggtattttgttaaaattacaAATCACTGTTATTtaccaagactttttcttaataataataCAGTATACAATACTCCTTTATTTCTCTGAGATTGCTCTATAAGACCTTTGCACACAAACCAAGAAAATCGAAAAAAAGTAGGTATTTTAATGGGGTATGTAGGTAGGATTATGTCCTTTAGTGGAGTAATTATAGATTTTGATTCAGAAAGGGAAATAAAATGTAGGCTTTAGTGGGTTATTGTAAGTAGGGAAAGCCATGTGGGACGGTGCAAAATTAGGGGGCGGAGAGAGTAATCTTGTAGGCTCTGTTTATTTTACATCTTACAAAATTCATCGCCTAAAAACAAGTCATTAAATTAAGTCAAAAAATG
This genomic window contains:
- the LOC130810526 gene encoding 1-aminocyclopropane-1-carboxylate oxidase 5, encoding MVVPVIDFSKLDGEDREATMAEIHNGCQQWGFFQLVNHGIPLELLERVKKVSSECYKLEREENFKNSKPVTMLNEILEKNNGGKLEGMDWEDVFLLTDDNEWPVQTPGFKETMAEYRAELKKLAEKMMEIMDENLGLPKGYIKKAFNSGETGEENTETAFFGTKVSHYPPCPHPELVTGLRAHTDAGGVILLFQDDQVGGLQMLKDGEWLDVQPVPNAIVINTGDQIEVLSNGRYKSAWHRVLPNTNGNRRSIASFYNPSFKATIAPAPQLVEEAKKEEVVEYPRFVFGDYMSVYAEQKFLPKEPRFQAVKAM